A genomic segment from Dietzia psychralcaliphila encodes:
- a CDS encoding SOUL family heme-binding protein, which translates to MVAFVLPASLTAATAPVPTDPRVRVRQVPERIAAAVRYSGRWSASAYRRHLTELEAAIGRAGLVATGLPRYARFDPPFTPWFLRRNEVVQDVVWPGEG; encoded by the coding sequence GTGGTCGCCTTTGTCCTGCCCGCCTCGCTCACCGCCGCGACCGCGCCGGTGCCCACCGATCCTCGGGTGCGGGTCAGGCAGGTCCCCGAACGGATCGCGGCAGCGGTGCGCTACTCCGGACGGTGGAGCGCGTCGGCCTATCGACGTCACCTGACCGAGCTCGAGGCCGCGATCGGCCGGGCCGGGCTGGTCGCCACCGGGCTGCCCAGGTACGCCCGATTCGACCCGCCGTTCACGCCGTGGTTCCTGCGGCGCAACGAGGTCGTGCAGGACGTGGTGTGGCCCGGCGAGGGCTGA
- a CDS encoding alpha/beta fold hydrolase: MTDLVLLPGLHGDAQTWAPVMRALPDGVHATPLDLPAVADLDALVDEVAGRVAPGSVVVGHSLGGVVAMHLAERRPSLLAGLVLVTAPVGAEDPESAKARADRAASLSREACEEIALDGMEAVYYGDRGHDPEVRAERLRAARAYGPERFAAHSVAIGARPDRSEFPAQAGVPVLIVGASDDQVVPTEEQRRWAEVNGAGSSGAGARAGVDGAEAGGVTYVEIPETGHMLPVEAPDELAGAIVDWLRGLTG; this comes from the coding sequence ATGACCGACCTCGTCCTCCTCCCCGGCCTCCACGGCGACGCGCAGACGTGGGCGCCGGTCATGCGCGCGCTGCCGGACGGCGTCCACGCCACGCCGCTGGACCTTCCGGCCGTGGCTGACCTCGATGCACTCGTCGACGAGGTGGCGGGCCGGGTCGCGCCCGGGAGCGTCGTCGTCGGGCATTCCCTCGGCGGCGTGGTGGCGATGCATCTCGCCGAGCGGCGCCCGTCGCTGCTGGCCGGGCTCGTCCTGGTCACCGCCCCGGTGGGTGCCGAAGATCCGGAGTCGGCGAAGGCGCGGGCGGACCGCGCTGCAAGCCTGAGTCGGGAGGCGTGCGAGGAGATCGCGCTCGACGGCATGGAGGCGGTGTACTACGGCGACCGCGGCCACGACCCCGAGGTGAGGGCCGAGCGGCTGCGCGCGGCGCGGGCGTACGGGCCGGAGCGGTTCGCCGCCCATTCGGTGGCGATCGGCGCCCGGCCGGATCGCAGCGAGTTTCCCGCGCAGGCTGGTGTCCCGGTGCTGATCGTGGGGGCGTCGGACGACCAGGTGGTGCCCACCGAGGAGCAGCGGCGGTGGGCTGAGGTGAATGGTGCCGGGTCGAGCGGCGCCGGGGCTCGGGCTGGAGTGGACGGTGCCGAGGCCGGTGGTGTCACCTACGTCGAGATCCCGGAGACCGGACACATGCTGCCGGTGGAGGCCCCGGACGAGCTGGCCGGCGCGATCGTCGACTGGCTCCGCGGGCTCACCGGCTGA
- a CDS encoding type II toxin-antitoxin system HipA family toxin codes for MPDKELAVLLSGQRLGTLTEGRHGKHSFSYDLDGPERNLSLSMPRRRQAWGPDRVEPFLDGLLPDNQAARVQIARHHGAVAGNTFSLLTAVGRDCAGAVQFLRPDAMDELDEGVLVPMSDADISRRLRELISSRQASWQARGEHWSLAGAQEKVALHRRADQWYQATGAIPTTHIIKPGVTDLPCQAYNEVLCLQAVRTIGLPTAATNYVDFAGTPAVISRRWDRHVAVDGTVTRVHQEDLCQALAVHPSRRYQADGGPSPGDVISFLRALRLEEDVWLFVRALAINFLLGATDAHAKNYAILHADDSPPRLAPLYDIASIYPYSPQRSQRRLAMKIGSRYAYDEITLRHWITFAETNDLDPSVLTAQIYLDADELPGALRSAIELHPPRTDDEHQLADTLMAEVEAQCRRVLAWFG; via the coding sequence ATGCCTGACAAGGAACTCGCGGTCCTACTGTCTGGACAGAGACTGGGGACGTTGACGGAGGGCCGTCATGGCAAGCACTCGTTCTCCTACGACCTCGACGGCCCCGAACGGAATCTCTCGCTCTCCATGCCCAGACGCCGTCAGGCCTGGGGCCCCGATCGGGTCGAGCCCTTCCTCGACGGACTGTTGCCCGACAACCAGGCCGCGCGGGTCCAGATCGCCCGCCATCACGGGGCCGTCGCAGGCAACACGTTTTCCCTCCTCACCGCTGTCGGTCGCGATTGCGCCGGCGCTGTTCAGTTTCTCCGCCCCGATGCGATGGATGAACTCGACGAAGGGGTCCTCGTACCGATGTCTGACGCCGACATCAGCAGGAGACTTCGCGAGCTGATCTCGAGCAGACAGGCATCCTGGCAGGCCCGCGGCGAGCATTGGTCGCTCGCAGGAGCTCAGGAGAAGGTCGCTCTCCACCGACGAGCAGACCAGTGGTATCAGGCGACCGGCGCGATCCCCACTACGCACATCATCAAGCCCGGTGTTACCGATCTCCCCTGCCAGGCGTACAACGAAGTCCTGTGTCTGCAAGCCGTCCGAACAATCGGTTTGCCGACGGCCGCCACGAACTATGTCGATTTCGCTGGCACTCCCGCTGTGATCAGCCGACGGTGGGACCGCCATGTCGCCGTTGATGGAACCGTGACCCGTGTCCATCAGGAGGACCTCTGCCAAGCTCTCGCAGTTCATCCGTCGCGCAGGTACCAGGCCGATGGAGGCCCATCCCCCGGCGATGTCATCTCCTTCTTGCGGGCGCTCCGCCTCGAGGAAGACGTCTGGCTTTTCGTTCGAGCGCTTGCGATCAACTTTCTGCTCGGCGCCACCGACGCCCATGCCAAGAATTACGCGATTCTTCACGCCGATGATTCCCCACCCCGGCTCGCACCGCTCTATGACATCGCGTCGATCTACCCGTACTCACCACAACGGAGTCAGCGCAGACTCGCCATGAAGATCGGGAGTCGGTACGCCTACGACGAGATCACCCTCCGCCACTGGATCACCTTTGCGGAGACCAACGACCTCGATCCGAGCGTGCTCACCGCCCAGATCTACCTCGACGCCGATGAGCTGCCCGGGGCACTCCGATCCGCCATCGAGCTGCACCCCCCGCGCACTGACGACGAACACCAGTTGGCAGACACGCTTATGGCCGAGGTCGAGGCCCAGTGTCGACGGGTTCTGGCCTGGTTCGGTTGA
- a CDS encoding DUF3800 domain-containing protein: MAIKYLFADESGDLQFLRNGKASRYFAVGTLCADEKQVWALRTRLMRLRDELAWKAQGLDSCFHASPDAQVVRDAVFDALVDLEFRFDITLLEKSKAQPSIRPTEPKFYQYAWFFHLSRAAPQLFHQGDSIQVVAAQMGTRKTRAAFRGAVDDVMAQCLPFRAKRVLAFWRDESDFGLQAADYCTWAVTRKWETGDDRAHRLIRSKIRIESDYFGYGTEHYY, from the coding sequence GTGGCGATCAAGTATCTGTTCGCAGATGAGAGTGGCGACCTCCAGTTCCTCCGCAACGGGAAGGCATCCAGGTACTTCGCGGTGGGCACGCTGTGCGCCGACGAAAAACAGGTGTGGGCGCTCCGGACGCGCCTCATGCGGCTCCGAGACGAACTGGCCTGGAAGGCCCAGGGTTTGGATTCGTGTTTCCACGCCTCTCCGGACGCCCAGGTCGTGCGAGACGCGGTGTTCGACGCCTTGGTGGATCTTGAGTTCCGGTTCGACATCACTCTGTTGGAGAAGTCCAAGGCCCAGCCCTCGATCCGCCCAACCGAACCGAAGTTCTACCAGTACGCCTGGTTTTTTCATCTCAGTCGGGCCGCCCCTCAGTTGTTCCACCAGGGCGATTCCATCCAGGTCGTCGCCGCTCAGATGGGAACCAGGAAGACCCGGGCTGCGTTCAGGGGCGCCGTGGACGATGTCATGGCCCAGTGTCTGCCCTTCCGCGCCAAGCGAGTATTGGCATTCTGGCGGGATGAGTCCGACTTCGGTCTCCAGGCTGCGGACTACTGCACCTGGGCGGTCACACGGAAGTGGGAGACCGGCGACGACCGAGCTCACAGACTGATCCGGAGCAAGATCAGGATCGAGAGTGACTACTTCGGGTACGGCACCGAGCACTACTACTGA
- a CDS encoding type IV toxin-antitoxin system AbiEi family antitoxin produces the protein MINGKTIDSRPPSEAELVDVASQALRERLPPEWKIDTRQGATSSTSGGADSLIVAEAPDGSAATFCVTVKSAVVARDIPALRKRCGDTMAQVPDSGCLVLTRYLAPADRARLDAAGISYIDATGNMRVSSPVPALFVSDRGAERDPWRGPGRPRGTLKGEPAAKVVRALLDLPGPWRVRELADVAKASVGSVYRVMQFLEDQGLAQRLPDRRFLVSDWAALLRRWSDDYQLLRSNAVSHWIAPRGLSDLLDTVREEEDVDYALTGSVAAAAWAAYAPARSAMVYVRNVERAAANWGLRATEAGANVLLIEPTYPVVMERAMTALEGLTVARPAQVAVDLMTGPGRAPAEANELIEWMRAHEQSWRG, from the coding sequence ATGATAAACGGCAAGACGATAGATTCGAGACCCCCTTCGGAGGCGGAACTCGTCGATGTCGCGTCCCAGGCACTTCGCGAGAGACTCCCGCCGGAGTGGAAGATCGATACCAGGCAGGGCGCTACATCGTCGACATCTGGCGGAGCCGATTCTCTGATTGTCGCCGAGGCTCCCGATGGGAGTGCCGCAACATTCTGTGTCACCGTCAAGAGCGCCGTCGTAGCTCGCGACATACCTGCGCTTCGGAAGAGGTGCGGCGACACTATGGCCCAGGTGCCGGACAGTGGGTGCCTGGTCTTGACTCGCTATCTCGCGCCCGCCGACCGTGCGCGGCTCGACGCGGCTGGCATTTCATACATCGATGCGACCGGCAATATGAGGGTTTCATCCCCCGTTCCCGCACTCTTCGTCTCGGATCGTGGTGCCGAAAGAGATCCCTGGCGGGGGCCAGGGCGCCCGAGGGGCACCCTCAAGGGAGAACCCGCGGCGAAGGTAGTCAGAGCGCTACTCGATCTTCCCGGGCCATGGCGTGTGCGGGAACTCGCCGACGTCGCCAAGGCCTCGGTGGGGTCGGTATACCGTGTGATGCAGTTTCTCGAAGATCAGGGACTTGCGCAGCGGCTGCCTGACCGGCGATTCCTGGTGTCCGATTGGGCAGCTCTTCTGCGCAGATGGAGCGACGACTATCAGTTACTCCGGTCCAATGCCGTGTCCCATTGGATCGCTCCCCGGGGCCTGTCGGACCTTCTCGATACGGTGCGCGAGGAAGAGGACGTCGACTACGCGCTGACCGGGTCCGTCGCAGCAGCAGCGTGGGCTGCCTACGCACCAGCCAGGTCGGCGATGGTGTACGTCCGAAACGTCGAACGTGCAGCGGCGAACTGGGGCTTGCGCGCGACCGAAGCGGGAGCGAACGTGCTGCTGATCGAACCCACTTACCCCGTTGTCATGGAACGCGCCATGACCGCGTTGGAAGGGCTCACGGTCGCCCGCCCGGCCCAGGTGGCTGTGGACCTCATGACCGGGCCGGGCCGGGCACCCGCAGAGGCGAACGAGTTGATCGAATGGATGAGGGCACATGAACAGTCCTGGAGGGGGTAG
- a CDS encoding plasmid pRiA4b ORF-3 family protein, which yields MTPSTDRPYGPGDLTADELKHAVLDALASAGVPQTELMASLAAGADYQSPWDRPAVNRRHPRRETPVIYRVKVELQDSSPPIWRRLDLRSDLMLPRLHLILQEAMGWTNSHLHEFVHASSRRDRDAEHFASMDYPDAGEMGELDEADVRLDELAHSVGDRFLYLYDFGDSWWHRVTVEKVLEPDDDDEIPDATVVAGRRACPPEDCGGIWSYNEWIAGGDEFDSDGWGPEVLEFWAGWDAEEFDLEDVQRRVVGIADTPATLREVQRDEAAKLQILLERVGDGVKLTAAGYLPPTMVEQLMADTGWDRKWIGKNNREDQTFPIWQLRDWARALGLVRKYKGELRPTRRGTALKNDHQALTELIARSLPHDRLYGTPLDWF from the coding sequence GTGACGCCCTCGACAGATCGCCCCTACGGACCAGGCGACCTCACCGCAGACGAGTTGAAACACGCGGTACTCGACGCATTGGCGAGCGCGGGAGTCCCGCAGACCGAGCTGATGGCCTCCCTCGCCGCTGGAGCCGACTACCAGTCGCCGTGGGACCGCCCGGCCGTCAACCGGCGACACCCGAGGCGCGAGACACCGGTGATCTACCGTGTCAAGGTCGAGCTGCAGGACTCGTCCCCGCCCATCTGGCGACGCCTGGACCTGCGCAGCGACCTCATGTTGCCGCGCCTTCACCTGATCCTGCAGGAAGCCATGGGCTGGACGAACAGTCACCTGCACGAGTTCGTCCACGCATCCTCGCGCCGGGACCGCGACGCCGAGCACTTCGCCTCCATGGACTACCCCGACGCCGGGGAGATGGGCGAACTCGACGAGGCTGACGTACGGCTCGACGAGCTGGCGCACAGCGTGGGCGATAGGTTCCTGTACCTGTACGACTTCGGTGACAGTTGGTGGCATCGCGTCACCGTGGAGAAGGTCCTGGAGCCCGACGACGACGACGAGATCCCGGATGCGACGGTGGTGGCAGGTCGCCGGGCATGCCCTCCGGAGGACTGCGGGGGGATCTGGTCATATAACGAGTGGATCGCCGGCGGCGACGAGTTCGACTCGGATGGCTGGGGCCCGGAGGTACTCGAGTTCTGGGCCGGCTGGGACGCGGAAGAATTCGACCTCGAGGACGTTCAGCGGCGAGTGGTCGGAATCGCCGACACGCCAGCCACTCTCAGGGAAGTCCAGCGGGACGAGGCCGCGAAGCTGCAGATCCTGCTCGAACGGGTCGGCGACGGGGTCAAGCTCACCGCGGCCGGGTACCTGCCGCCGACGATGGTCGAGCAACTCATGGCCGACACCGGCTGGGACCGCAAGTGGATCGGGAAGAACAATCGCGAAGACCAGACGTTCCCGATCTGGCAGCTGAGGGACTGGGCCCGCGCGCTGGGGCTGGTGCGTAAGTACAAGGGCGAGCTCCGGCCGACCCGCCGCGGTACCGCGTTGAAGAACGACCACCAGGCCCTCACCGAGCTGATCGCTCGCAGCTTGCCGCACGATCGGCTCTACGGCACCCCGCTCGACTGGTTCTGA